The Kordia sp. SMS9 genome window below encodes:
- a CDS encoding DUF3078 domain-containing protein, whose protein sequence is MKTALTLCLLFISTLVTAQELQTSKVVKATIIGSARIQESYTPKDTIPKGWRSRGNISFLFNQTVFSNWAAGGENTISGTLGITYDLNYHQEKWDWDTRIVAAYGLIQTRNSEFAKKTDDRFELNSVIGKKGKNNWFYSAFLNFRTQMTKGFRFETDENGKEIRTQNTNILSPAYISFGPGLLWKKGDNANFNLAPATSKMTIVDPNFTLPNSAYFGVAEGNSLRYELGMYASGYYKFTLFENIVLENILNVYSNYLEKPENIDLDFTVNVIMTINKYLSANINFQTIYDDNAFRGFQTREVLGIGLNYGF, encoded by the coding sequence ATGAAAACTGCACTAACGCTCTGCCTATTGTTCATAAGCACATTGGTTACTGCACAGGAATTACAAACATCGAAAGTAGTAAAAGCTACTATCATAGGTTCTGCTAGAATTCAGGAATCATACACACCAAAAGATACGATTCCGAAAGGTTGGCGATCTCGCGGGAATATTTCGTTTCTTTTCAATCAGACCGTATTTTCTAATTGGGCAGCTGGAGGTGAAAATACCATTTCGGGAACTTTGGGTATTACGTATGATTTGAATTACCATCAAGAAAAGTGGGATTGGGACACAAGAATTGTAGCAGCATACGGTTTGATACAAACGCGAAACAGTGAATTTGCTAAAAAAACAGACGATCGTTTTGAGTTGAATTCTGTCATTGGTAAAAAAGGAAAAAACAATTGGTTTTACTCGGCATTTTTGAACTTCAGAACACAAATGACCAAAGGATTTCGATTTGAAACAGACGAAAACGGAAAAGAAATTCGCACACAAAATACCAATATTTTGTCGCCAGCATACATTTCGTTTGGACCTGGATTGTTATGGAAAAAAGGTGATAACGCTAACTTCAATCTTGCGCCTGCAACTTCCAAAATGACGATTGTAGATCCTAATTTTACCTTGCCAAACTCCGCATATTTTGGCGTTGCAGAAGGGAACAGTCTTCGGTACGAATTGGGAATGTATGCTTCTGGCTATTATAAATTTACGTTGTTTGAAAATATTGTTTTGGAAAACATTCTCAACGTGTATTCCAACTATTTAGAAAAACCTGAAAATATAGATCTTGATTTTACGGTAAATGTCATCATGACGATTAACAAATATCTTTCTGCAAACATTAACTTTCAAACTATTTACGATGACAATGCGTTCCGAGGCTTCCAAACGCGTGAAGTATTAGGGATTGGATTGAATTATGGGTTTTAA
- a CDS encoding phage tail sheath C-terminal domain-containing protein gives MNLSTIKSPGVYINEINGFGNSVVPVATAVPAFIGYTPQAMYEGKSYTNVPTKITSFTDFQAIFMLPDPPAPADPAKQYSPQYYLVAEKSQPEKGDYMLIDGTYYSIVPDPNTIYYLYNSIRLFYENGGGDAYIVSVGSYGAQSGKAMTPGDQIVNPNVQLNDLTNGLALLKNEQEPTMYICPEATLLSVANNGTLMASMLLQAEEMQTAVAIFDVIGGRNPDPVMWMDDITAFRDNTGANGLNYGTAYYPFVGTTIMQTSDIDYTNLFGGDVKQLQPLLSPADNPNQTVDTIIGNIENPSGTPLTVSQYNNSLITSSKTYSSIINHVLSDANMLPPSGGMAGVITVTDNEVGPWQAPANTSMVGASSLPIKLSESQQADLNVDAVSGKSINAIRFFNGLGILIWGARTLDGNSLDWRYLSVRRTMNFLEQSCKLAAQAYVFEPNDKNTWEGVKSMIGSFLTGIWKQGGLQGATAAAAFSVECGLGSTMTSDDILNGFMNVTVKVAVVRPAEFIVLTFQQQQATSS, from the coding sequence ATGAATTTATCAACCATTAAATCTCCAGGGGTTTATATCAATGAAATAAATGGTTTCGGAAATTCTGTTGTTCCCGTAGCAACCGCAGTTCCCGCATTTATAGGATATACTCCACAAGCCATGTATGAAGGGAAATCGTACACGAATGTGCCGACCAAAATTACATCCTTTACAGATTTTCAAGCAATTTTTATGCTACCTGATCCTCCTGCACCCGCAGATCCTGCAAAACAATACAGTCCGCAGTATTATTTGGTGGCAGAAAAAAGTCAGCCCGAAAAAGGTGATTATATGTTAATTGATGGCACCTACTATTCCATTGTGCCCGATCCAAACACGATTTACTATTTGTACAACAGCATTCGCTTATTCTATGAAAATGGTGGCGGTGATGCATATATTGTATCTGTGGGAAGTTATGGAGCACAATCAGGAAAAGCAATGACACCAGGCGATCAAATTGTAAATCCGAACGTACAATTGAACGATTTAACAAACGGATTGGCATTGTTGAAAAACGAACAAGAACCAACCATGTATATCTGTCCAGAAGCGACATTGCTTTCCGTGGCAAATAACGGAACCTTGATGGCTTCTATGCTATTACAAGCAGAAGAAATGCAAACCGCCGTTGCCATTTTTGATGTAATTGGAGGAAGAAATCCTGATCCCGTAATGTGGATGGACGACATCACCGCATTCCGTGACAACACTGGTGCCAACGGACTCAATTACGGAACAGCGTATTATCCATTTGTGGGAACGACTATTATGCAGACTTCCGACATTGATTATACCAATCTATTTGGTGGCGATGTAAAGCAATTACAACCATTATTAAGTCCAGCAGACAATCCAAACCAAACAGTAGATACGATTATTGGAAACATTGAAAATCCTTCAGGAACCCCATTAACTGTGAGTCAATACAACAATTCACTCATTACTTCTAGCAAAACGTACAGTTCCATCATCAATCATGTATTGAGCGATGCAAATATGTTACCACCAAGTGGCGGAATGGCTGGAGTAATTACTGTAACGGATAACGAAGTTGGTCCATGGCAAGCACCAGCAAATACTTCTATGGTGGGTGCGTCATCCTTACCTATAAAACTTTCAGAATCGCAACAAGCAGACCTAAATGTGGATGCAGTTTCAGGAAAATCAATCAACGCGATTCGTTTTTTCAATGGACTTGGAATTCTAATTTGGGGTGCCAGAACCTTAGATGGAAACAGCTTAGATTGGCGTTACTTATCCGTAAGAAGAACCATGAATTTCTTGGAACAATCCTGTAAACTAGCAGCGCAAGCGTACGTTTTTGAACCAAATGACAAAAATACGTGGGAAGGTGTAAAATCAATGATTGGAAGCTTCCTAACTGGAATATGGAAACAAGGAGGATTGCAAGGTGCCACAGCAGCAGCAGCCTTTTCGGTAGAATGCGGATTAGGTTCCACCATGACTTCAGACGATATTTTAAATGGATTTATGAATGTAACTGTCAAAGTTGCTGTAGTACGTCCAGCAGAATTTATTGTACTGACATTCCAACAACAACAAGCAACTTCTAGTTAA
- a CDS encoding DUF2480 family protein — MADEIINRVAQSKLVTFNLEDYYPNGARVQFDISGWLMEGLILREKEFRNHVAEHDWSQYQGNYIALHCSTDAIIPAWAYMLVSVYLTPFVEKVIIGSLENLETSIYQDIIRNLDVSAYQDAPVIIKGCANKPIPDNAYAMMVAKLHGVAKSIMYGEACSSVPLYKKQKKS, encoded by the coding sequence ATGGCAGACGAAATCATCAATAGAGTAGCGCAGAGCAAATTGGTTACTTTCAACTTGGAAGATTATTATCCAAATGGTGCGCGTGTGCAATTTGACATTTCTGGCTGGTTGATGGAAGGATTGATTCTTCGCGAAAAAGAATTCCGAAATCATGTTGCCGAACACGATTGGTCACAATATCAAGGAAACTATATAGCGTTGCATTGTAGTACAGACGCTATTATTCCTGCATGGGCATACATGTTGGTGAGCGTATATTTAACGCCTTTTGTCGAAAAAGTTATTATTGGTTCGTTAGAAAATCTAGAAACGTCCATTTACCAAGATATCATCCGAAATTTAGACGTTTCGGCATATCAAGATGCACCTGTAATTATAAAAGGTTGTGCCAACAAACCTATACCAGACAACGCCTACGCGATGATGGTTGCCAAATTACACGGTGTGGCAAAAAGCATTATGTATGGCGAAGCTTGTTCGTCGGTTCCTTTGTACAAGAAGCAGAAAAAATCTTAA
- a CDS encoding aminotransferase class V-fold PLP-dependent enzyme, with amino-acid sequence MLDIEKIRKDFPVLHREVNGKPLVYFDNAATSQTPQQVIDCIVDYYSRYNANIHRGVHTLSQEATDAYEEARIKIQQHFNAAKPYEIILTSGTTDSINLVANGFSSFLEKGDEIIVSALEHHSNIVPWQMLCERTGAVLKVIPMFESGQLDMEAYTSLLNKNTKLVFCNHVSNALGVINPIAFIIEKAHEVGAAVLIDGAQAAPHIKADVQALNVDFYVASAHKICGPTGVGVLYGKEDWLHKLPPYRGGGEMIDQVTFEKTTYAGLPHKFEAGTPNICGVIAFGAALDYMNDIGFEAIAAYENELLEYATEKLLAIGDVTIYGTGAKTAVISFNIENIHPYDIGTIVDKLGIAVRTGHHCAQPIMDFYKIPGTVRASFSFYNTKEEIDVFIEAVQKAKMMLS; translated from the coding sequence ATGTTAGATATTGAAAAAATACGCAAAGATTTTCCTGTGCTTCATCGTGAAGTCAATGGAAAACCATTAGTATATTTTGACAACGCTGCAACTTCACAAACGCCACAGCAAGTCATTGATTGTATTGTGGATTATTATTCTCGCTACAACGCGAATATTCATCGTGGCGTACATACCTTGAGTCAAGAAGCGACCGATGCGTATGAAGAAGCACGTATCAAAATACAGCAACATTTCAACGCGGCAAAACCGTATGAAATAATCTTAACCTCAGGAACTACCGATAGTATTAACTTAGTAGCAAACGGTTTTTCGTCTTTCTTGGAAAAAGGAGATGAAATTATTGTTTCAGCATTAGAACACCATTCTAATATTGTGCCTTGGCAAATGTTGTGTGAGCGTACGGGCGCTGTTTTAAAAGTAATTCCGATGTTTGAAAGTGGACAGTTAGACATGGAAGCATACACGTCTTTACTCAATAAAAACACAAAATTGGTGTTTTGTAATCATGTGTCAAATGCATTGGGAGTGATCAATCCGATAGCATTTATCATAGAAAAAGCACACGAAGTTGGTGCAGCCGTTTTAATTGATGGCGCGCAAGCAGCTCCACATATCAAAGCAGATGTGCAAGCACTAAATGTAGATTTCTACGTAGCTTCTGCACACAAAATATGCGGTCCAACGGGCGTTGGTGTGTTATACGGAAAAGAAGATTGGTTGCACAAATTGCCACCATACAGAGGCGGCGGCGAAATGATTGACCAAGTAACGTTTGAAAAAACAACGTATGCAGGTTTGCCACACAAATTTGAAGCAGGAACACCCAATATTTGTGGCGTTATTGCTTTTGGCGCTGCGTTAGACTATATGAATGACATCGGTTTTGAAGCCATTGCGGCGTATGAAAACGAATTATTGGAATATGCCACTGAAAAATTACTGGCCATTGGCGATGTTACTATTTATGGAACAGGTGCAAAAACGGCGGTGATTTCTTTTAATATAGAAAACATTCATCCGTACGACATTGGTACCATTGTAGACAAACTCGGAATCGCAGTGCGGACAGGACATCACTGCGCACAACCAATAATGGATTTCTATAAAATTCCAGGAACGGTAAGAGCTTCATTTTCGTTCTATAATACCAAAGAAGAAATTGACGTTTTTATTGAAGCTGTACAGAAAGCTAAAATGATGCTTTCGTAA
- a CDS encoding O-antigen ligase, whose amino-acid sequence MPKNKPKSNAASATNQLPNQLIIAHVFLLLYMMSCFIPLLNAMDYDAPQWLYVSLLNIVALIFIVKNNHFFQAFQLQKTAKLYLGLLAGFFTVGCLSMITAINASESLVHLSRFVNIIVAFFCVYTFVRKNPKAFFVFACKVSIVLVGFYGWRAVNYFYGNAALMRSLEFVNGLRSGFSNVNIYTAFIAVQLPLLIYGFIHFTKIWKYTSLLAIILGMMALFLVGSRSAMVSLSFMFLCILGFLLFGIIKKKNTASLKKETIILALTPLFVILMVVNVNKIEKGTMNSLDDMLNPKNIDFYKGKTIAENSAVKEGKIANNTITIQKKSNLSSGRFSLWALAIRNFKKSPILGVGYGNYKAVGKREHYQNFNNNKGAFANPRRAHNDFLEKLAETGIVGFLLYVSLFVFPLLWFFKLMRTETSYEMQWVYFAIFLVAASYTFDALLNFPLERPPIQFYFIFTVSLLIAFTRSKKSDQPATSNKKLPYALFGILFLFSVVSTASNYAILSAYQLQRNLRTDLMGKTLFSDKKLKNSFESVKKQWTNYPQLSYVGTVNNVFLANYAIKAKQYDEALKILNESKSYNVDALLVKSFKAEIFLNVKDNLDSAQYYSEQVFDIFPAFKTNYYMLKKIYAKRKDTASLLNAMHRYSKYNPRDINEWETKANTMYEFYKDSDLMLKVLDTGIAYNTYSKKLVDAKKEVMGKLKFKSYLSSKEVKEKHQEAYDLFVKQQYAQARVIFEKILETNPRDFLSVQNIGIIDLINKDYEAAIKNLSRVIKARAFVDGKAEYSRGYCYEQLGQLEKAKEDYRASRKKKYPQAMSLPPSKYEE is encoded by the coding sequence ATGCCTAAAAACAAGCCTAAAAGCAACGCGGCTTCCGCAACAAACCAACTTCCAAATCAATTGATCATTGCACATGTTTTTCTACTCTTGTATATGATGTCGTGTTTTATTCCTTTGCTAAATGCCATGGATTATGATGCGCCACAATGGTTGTATGTGTCGTTACTCAATATTGTTGCGTTGATTTTTATTGTAAAAAACAACCATTTTTTTCAAGCATTTCAGTTACAGAAAACCGCAAAATTGTATCTCGGGTTGCTGGCAGGATTTTTTACTGTAGGTTGTTTGTCCATGATTACCGCTATTAATGCAAGTGAAAGTTTGGTACACTTGTCGCGTTTTGTAAATATTATAGTTGCCTTTTTTTGCGTGTACACTTTCGTGAGAAAAAACCCGAAGGCATTTTTTGTATTTGCCTGTAAAGTTTCTATCGTTTTGGTAGGGTTTTATGGTTGGCGCGCTGTAAATTATTTTTATGGAAATGCAGCATTGATGCGATCGTTGGAGTTTGTAAATGGACTTCGAAGTGGATTTTCCAATGTGAACATTTATACTGCTTTTATTGCGGTGCAGTTGCCATTATTGATATATGGTTTTATTCATTTTACCAAAATTTGGAAATATACTTCGCTCCTTGCAATCATTTTAGGGATGATGGCACTATTTTTAGTAGGTTCAAGATCGGCCATGGTTTCGTTGAGTTTTATGTTCCTTTGCATCCTTGGTTTTTTACTCTTCGGAATTATCAAAAAGAAAAATACAGCTTCTTTAAAAAAAGAAACCATCATTTTAGCATTGACACCGTTGTTTGTCATTTTAATGGTGGTCAATGTGAATAAAATTGAAAAAGGCACTATGAATTCTTTGGATGACATGCTCAACCCAAAGAATATTGATTTTTATAAAGGAAAGACGATTGCGGAAAATAGTGCTGTAAAAGAAGGTAAAATAGCAAACAATACCATTACCATTCAAAAGAAATCGAATCTTAGTTCTGGGCGGTTTTCACTGTGGGCTTTGGCAATTAGAAACTTTAAGAAAAGTCCAATTTTAGGTGTTGGCTACGGAAATTACAAAGCAGTTGGTAAAAGAGAGCATTATCAAAACTTCAATAATAATAAAGGTGCGTTCGCCAATCCAAGACGAGCACACAATGATTTTTTAGAAAAACTTGCTGAGACTGGAATTGTAGGTTTTTTGTTGTATGTAAGCTTATTTGTGTTTCCATTGCTCTGGTTTTTTAAGTTGATGCGCACCGAAACTTCGTATGAAATGCAATGGGTGTATTTCGCTATTTTTTTAGTAGCGGCTTCGTATACGTTTGACGCACTTTTAAACTTTCCGCTAGAGCGACCACCAATTCAGTTTTATTTTATTTTCACGGTAAGTTTGCTAATTGCTTTTACACGCTCAAAAAAAAGCGATCAACCTGCAACTTCCAACAAAAAATTACCATACGCGTTGTTTGGGATTTTGTTTTTATTCAGTGTGGTGAGTACAGCTTCTAATTATGCGATACTGAGTGCGTATCAATTGCAGCGTAATCTTCGAACCGATTTAATGGGCAAAACGTTATTTAGTGATAAGAAGCTTAAAAATAGCTTTGAAAGTGTCAAAAAACAATGGACAAACTATCCGCAATTGAGTTATGTAGGAACGGTAAATAATGTGTTTTTAGCAAATTACGCCATCAAAGCAAAGCAATATGACGAAGCGTTGAAAATTTTAAACGAATCAAAATCATACAATGTAGATGCGTTGTTGGTAAAATCATTTAAAGCAGAAATCTTTTTAAATGTAAAAGATAATTTAGATAGTGCACAATACTATTCGGAACAAGTTTTTGATATTTTCCCAGCATTTAAGACCAATTATTACATGTTGAAAAAGATTTATGCAAAACGAAAAGATACCGCAAGTTTGCTGAATGCTATGCATCGTTATTCTAAATACAATCCAAGAGATATTAACGAATGGGAAACGAAAGCCAATACGATGTATGAGTTTTACAAAGACAGTGATTTAATGTTGAAAGTGTTGGATACTGGAATTGCATACAATACGTATAGCAAAAAACTGGTAGATGCAAAAAAAGAAGTGATGGGGAAACTCAAATTTAAATCCTATTTAAGCAGCAAAGAAGTAAAAGAAAAACATCAAGAAGCGTACGACTTGTTTGTAAAACAACAATATGCACAGGCGCGCGTTATTTTTGAAAAAATTTTAGAAACCAATCCTAGAGACTTTCTCTCGGTTCAAAATATTGGTATTATCGATTTGATTAATAAAGACTACGAAGCTGCTATCAAAAACCTTTCGCGAGTCATTAAAGCACGTGCCTTTGTCGATGGAAAAGCAGAATACAGTCGCGGATATTGTTATGAGCAATTGGGACAACTCGAAAAAGCCAAAGAAGATTACCGTGCAAGCCGAAAGAAAAAATATCCACAAGCAATGAGTTTGCCACCTTCTAAATATGAAGAATAA
- a CDS encoding DUF4255 domain-containing protein, which yields MIEKALQFTGKTLNQYVKMKFGLDDDVVVINPIIDQTGAVPKENQNKIIISLIHVEQETTKQFYNQNQRVSDGNYVRKSLSHRYNLYTLITPNFDNYIEALKFLDASIQFFQINEMVDATKSAEIPKEISKLEYEFQKGENYMQMQNLWTALGAKYQPSVIYKLRLVTIVADEAEGFDTAVQSINTNTDEKS from the coding sequence ATGATTGAAAAAGCACTTCAATTTACAGGAAAAACACTCAACCAATATGTCAAAATGAAATTTGGCTTGGATGACGATGTTGTAGTGATCAATCCTATTATTGATCAAACAGGCGCTGTACCTAAAGAAAATCAAAACAAAATCATTATCTCGCTGATTCACGTGGAGCAAGAAACTACGAAACAATTTTACAACCAAAATCAACGAGTAAGCGATGGAAATTATGTCCGAAAATCGCTAAGCCATCGGTATAACTTGTATACGCTGATTACACCCAATTTTGACAATTATATAGAAGCCTTAAAATTTTTAGATGCATCTATTCAGTTTTTTCAAATTAATGAAATGGTTGATGCCACTAAAAGTGCTGAAATTCCGAAAGAAATTAGCAAGTTGGAGTACGAATTTCAAAAAGGAGAAAACTACATGCAGATGCAAAACTTGTGGACCGCGCTTGGCGCGAAATATCAACCATCTGTCATTTATAAATTGAGACTCGTAACAATTGTCGCTGACGAAGCAGAAGGATTTGATACCGCAGTACAAAGCATCAACACAAATACTGACGAAAAATCATGA
- a CDS encoding iron-sulfur cluster assembly protein: protein MSETTIDTDALGEKIVRVLKTIYDPEIPVDIYELGLIYDVFINENFDAKILMTLTSPNCPVAETLPLEVEEKVKSLKEINNATVEITFEPPWDKDLISEEAKLELGLL from the coding sequence ATGTCAGAAACAACGATAGATACAGACGCTTTAGGCGAAAAAATAGTACGCGTTTTAAAAACAATTTACGATCCAGAAATTCCAGTAGATATTTACGAATTAGGATTAATTTACGATGTTTTTATCAATGAAAACTTCGATGCAAAAATTTTAATGACGTTGACATCACCAAATTGTCCTGTTGCAGAAACGCTTCCGCTAGAAGTAGAAGAAAAAGTAAAATCGCTCAAAGAAATCAACAATGCTACCGTTGAAATTACCTTTGAACCGCCATGGGACAAAGATTTAATTAGTGAAGAAGCAAAACTAGAATTAGGTTTACTATAA
- a CDS encoding M43 family zinc metalloprotease — protein MKKLLVSMFALGAIMVSCSDDQAVNTNDLEQQKADMSDFYLYTENTEKAAGGCYSMQKLNAQLDKNPELFEKMYDIEKKFRQNSIAQRPGNGNGGGNNGGGGGDPEPPTDNLGVVTIPVYVHVVYSNSNENISDAQINSQMAVLNDDFRRTNNDANQTPSLFAPVAADTEIQFSLAGTFRYSNSRTSWGTNDLVKATYPPVTPSTHMNIWVCNIGGGILGYAQFPGGSSATDGIVVGPQFFGTTGFVASPFDEGRTTTHEVGHYLNLRHIWGDGRCNRDDFVSDTPTSDRPNYGCPSFPTTHCRSTDMTMNYMDYTNDACMNMFSEGQKARMRGVLVSGGARASLVN, from the coding sequence ATGAAAAAACTTCTAGTAAGCATGTTCGCGCTTGGCGCAATCATGGTGTCTTGTAGCGATGACCAGGCTGTAAACACAAATGACTTAGAGCAGCAAAAAGCAGATATGAGTGACTTCTACTTATATACTGAGAACACTGAAAAAGCAGCTGGAGGCTGTTATTCAATGCAAAAATTAAATGCACAGCTTGACAAAAATCCTGAGTTATTTGAAAAAATGTATGACATTGAGAAAAAGTTTCGACAAAACTCAATAGCTCAAAGACCAGGAAATGGTAACGGCGGCGGTAACAACGGCGGCGGCGGCGGAGATCCAGAACCACCAACAGATAACTTAGGTGTGGTAACAATTCCTGTGTATGTACATGTTGTATATAGCAACAGCAATGAAAATATTAGCGATGCGCAGATCAATTCGCAAATGGCGGTATTGAATGATGACTTTAGAAGAACAAATAATGATGCAAACCAAACGCCATCTTTATTTGCTCCCGTAGCGGCAGATACTGAAATTCAGTTTAGCTTAGCAGGAACATTCAGATACTCAAACTCAAGAACTTCTTGGGGAACAAATGACTTAGTAAAAGCTACATATCCACCAGTAACACCATCAACTCACATGAATATTTGGGTGTGTAACATTGGAGGTGGAATCTTAGGATACGCGCAATTCCCAGGTGGAAGTTCAGCAACTGATGGTATTGTAGTAGGACCACAATTTTTTGGAACTACAGGTTTTGTAGCATCTCCATTTGACGAAGGTAGAACGACAACTCACGAAGTAGGTCACTACTTAAATCTACGTCACATTTGGGGAGACGGAAGATGTAACAGAGATGATTTTGTTTCTGACACACCAACTTCTGACAGACCAAACTACGGATGTCCTTCATTCCCAACAACACACTGTCGTTCAACAGACATGACTATGAACTACATGGATTATACTAACGATGCGTGTATGAACATGTTTAGTGAAGGTCAAAAAGCAAGAATGCGTGGTGTATTAGTTTCAGGTGGCGCAAGAGCTAGCTTAGTAAACTAA
- a CDS encoding SufE family protein, with protein MTIQEIQDEIVDEFSMFDDWMQRYEYMIDLGKSLPLIDENLKKDENLIKGCQSKVWVHGEMNDGKLVFTADSDAIITKGIIAILIRAFSNQHPAAIIDANTNFIDEIGLKEHLSPTRANGLVSMIKQLKLYAIAYQTQLN; from the coding sequence ATGACGATACAAGAAATACAAGACGAAATTGTAGACGAATTCAGCATGTTTGACGATTGGATGCAACGGTATGAATACATGATTGACCTCGGAAAATCATTGCCTTTGATTGATGAAAATCTTAAAAAAGACGAAAACCTCATCAAAGGTTGTCAAAGTAAAGTATGGGTTCATGGAGAAATGAATGACGGGAAACTCGTATTTACCGCAGATAGTGACGCCATTATTACCAAAGGAATCATTGCGATTTTAATTCGTGCATTTTCCAATCAACATCCAGCAGCTATTATTGATGCCAATACCAATTTTATTGATGAAATTGGCTTAAAAGAACATTTGTCACCAACACGTGCCAACGGATTGGTGAGTATGATCAAACAACTAAAGTTATACGCAATCGCGTATCAAACACAACTCAATTAA
- a CDS encoding DUF3078 domain-containing protein, whose amino-acid sequence MKKIVFAIALCVGLSSMNAQTAEELKAQKKEKQAAADALQAEANAIQAQIDALPGWKVGAFGTIGGSLSEFNNWYAQGVPNNASGNIGFTVNAYSNLNQEKFFWNNSLNVNLAWVKLDDKDDPTDSDKFREATDVFNVSSLYGRKLSDKFAISGLMEYRTTLLSNFNDPGYLDVGVGGTWTPISNLIVVIHPLNYNFVFSDNDTVFESSLGAKIVADYTRSIGAINFKTNLSMFQSYESSDLSNWTWTNSFSYTLWKMIGVGFDFGLRQNKQEAVNFNLAQGNAGTTFDNVDNKLQSYWTIGLSYKL is encoded by the coding sequence ATGAAAAAAATCGTATTTGCTATTGCACTATGTGTAGGATTAAGTTCAATGAATGCGCAAACTGCGGAAGAATTGAAAGCACAAAAAAAGGAAAAACAAGCAGCCGCCGATGCTTTGCAAGCAGAAGCTAATGCAATTCAAGCACAAATTGATGCACTTCCAGGTTGGAAAGTAGGTGCTTTTGGAACTATTGGTGGAAGTCTTTCAGAATTCAACAATTGGTATGCGCAAGGTGTGCCAAACAACGCTTCAGGAAACATCGGATTTACCGTAAACGCGTATTCAAACTTAAATCAAGAAAAATTCTTTTGGAACAATAGTTTAAATGTAAACTTAGCGTGGGTAAAGTTAGACGACAAAGACGATCCAACGGATAGCGACAAATTCAGAGAAGCAACAGACGTATTCAACGTGAGTTCCTTATACGGACGCAAATTGAGCGATAAATTTGCAATTTCTGGATTGATGGAATACAGAACCACGTTACTAAGCAACTTCAACGATCCTGGATACTTAGATGTTGGTGTTGGTGGAACTTGGACGCCAATTTCAAACTTAATCGTAGTAATTCATCCATTAAACTACAACTTTGTATTTAGTGATAATGATACTGTATTCGAATCTTCGTTAGGTGCTAAAATTGTAGCAGATTATACAAGAAGTATCGGAGCCATCAACTTTAAAACCAACTTATCAATGTTCCAAAGTTATGAAAGCAGCGACTTATCAAACTGGACATGGACAAACTCATTCAGCTACACGTTGTGGAAAATGATTGGTGTTGGTTTTGATTTCGGATTAAGGCAAAACAAGCAAGAAGCGGTAAACTTCAATCTTGCACAAGGAAATGCAGGAACTACGTTTGACAATGTAGATAACAAATTACAATCATACTGGACTATTGGTTTGAGTTACAAACTATAA